A genomic stretch from Achromobacter spanius includes:
- a CDS encoding sarcosine oxidase subunit beta family protein, which yields MSRYSLFSLIRNGLSNHDRWPRAWRSPEPRRVYDVVVVGGGGHGLATAYYLAKEHGLKNIAVLEKGWVGGGNTARNTTIVRSNYLWDESSQLYEKSMQLWEGLSQALNYNVMFSQRGVMNLAHNLQDVRDTQRRITANRYNGIDGEWLTPAQVKEIVPAINLDCRYPVLGASFQRRAGVARHDAVAWGYARAADRLGVDIIENCPVTGIRRENGEVCGVETGRGYIQAAKVAVVAAGHSSVIADMAGIRLPLESHPLQALVSEPLKPVMDTVVMSNAVHAYISQSDKGDLVIGAGIDQYVGYGQRGSFHLIESTLQAIVEMFPVFSRVRMNRQWGGIVDVSPDACPIISTTPVKGLYFNCGWGTGGFKATPGSGWVFAYTVANNAPHRLNAPFSLARFQTGHLIDEHGAAAVAH from the coding sequence ATGAGCCGCTATTCCCTGTTCAGCCTGATCCGCAATGGGTTGTCGAACCATGACCGCTGGCCGCGCGCCTGGCGCAGCCCGGAGCCCCGACGCGTTTACGACGTCGTGGTCGTGGGCGGCGGGGGCCACGGTTTGGCTACCGCGTACTACCTGGCCAAAGAGCACGGGCTGAAGAACATCGCCGTGCTGGAAAAGGGCTGGGTGGGCGGGGGCAACACCGCTCGCAACACCACCATCGTGCGCTCCAACTACCTGTGGGATGAATCGTCCCAGTTGTACGAAAAGTCGATGCAGCTATGGGAAGGGCTGTCGCAGGCCTTGAACTACAACGTCATGTTCAGCCAGCGCGGCGTAATGAACCTGGCGCATAACCTGCAAGACGTGCGCGACACCCAACGCCGCATCACCGCCAACCGCTACAACGGCATCGATGGCGAATGGCTGACGCCGGCACAGGTCAAGGAGATCGTGCCGGCCATCAACCTGGACTGCCGCTACCCCGTGCTGGGCGCCTCGTTTCAACGCCGCGCCGGCGTGGCGCGCCATGACGCGGTGGCGTGGGGCTATGCGCGCGCGGCGGATCGGTTGGGCGTGGACATCATCGAAAATTGCCCGGTCACCGGAATTCGACGCGAAAACGGCGAGGTGTGTGGCGTGGAAACGGGCCGTGGGTACATCCAGGCCGCCAAGGTCGCCGTGGTGGCAGCGGGCCATTCCAGCGTGATCGCGGACATGGCCGGCATCCGGCTGCCATTGGAAAGCCACCCGTTGCAAGCCTTGGTGTCCGAACCGCTCAAGCCCGTGATGGACACGGTAGTGATGTCCAACGCCGTGCACGCCTACATCAGCCAGTCGGACAAGGGCGATCTGGTCATCGGCGCGGGCATCGATCAGTACGTCGGCTATGGGCAGCGCGGCAGCTTCCACCTGATAGAAAGCACGCTACAGGCCATTGTCGAGATGTTTCCCGTGTTCAGCCGGGTGCGCATGAACCGCCAATGGGGCGGCATCGTGGACGTGTCGCCCGACGCCTGCCCCATCATTTCAACAACGCCGGTCAAGGGGCTGTACTTCAACTGTGGTTGGGGCACGGGCGGCTTCAAGGCCACGCCGGGGTCCGGATGGGTTTTTGCCTATACCGTCGCCAACAATGCGCCGCACCGGCTCAATGCGCCTTTTTCACTGGCTCGCTTCCAGACCGGCCATTTGATCGACGAGCACGGCGCCGCCGCCGTCGCGCACTGA
- a CDS encoding sarcosine oxidase subunit delta translates to MLMLTCPYCGPRAETEFTCGGEADIVRPTDCDTLTDAQWADYAFMRKNVRGRAREQWQHAHGCRRWFLAERDTISHEFHAFHTFEHAAGDRK, encoded by the coding sequence ATGCTGATGCTGACTTGTCCCTACTGCGGCCCGCGCGCCGAAACCGAGTTCACCTGTGGCGGTGAGGCCGATATCGTCCGCCCCACGGATTGCGACACGCTCACCGACGCCCAATGGGCGGACTACGCCTTCATGCGCAAGAACGTGCGAGGCCGGGCGCGCGAGCAGTGGCAGCATGCGCATGGGTGCCGACGCTGGTTTCTGGCCGAACGCGACACCATCAGCCACGAATTCCATGCGTTTCACACGTTCGAGCACGCGGCCGGAGATCGCAAATGA